The bacterium HR17 genome includes the window ACAGCCACAATCCTTCCCGCGTCCCTCGTCCCGTGTCCCCCGTCCCGTTCAATCAACACATCTCGTTTTGCCATCAAGTTTTGTGTCGGATCAACGACCGTGCCATTTTTGAGAAGCAATCGTTTTGCCATGCCGAGACACCTCGTTTCATTGGCTTTCACAAAACCGCCTCCAAATCCGCCAACAAATGCGCTTGTGCTTGGCGAAGGTTGTAGATGTTGGGCAGGATGACGAAGGCATCCTTTAGGGATTGGCGCATGTCGCGGTAACCTTTGCCGTCCGTTACCCAAATCAAGTCAACGCCGATGCTTTGCAGACCTCGCAGCACTTCAGCGTAACTTCTCTTGATTTCCGTGGGCTTAGAACCAGCGACAGTGTAATAGTTCACCTCTATGCCGAAGCGTGGTCGTCCCTCGTGGTGGATAGCAAAGTCCACCCTCTTGGCAAGTTCCCTTCCGTAGCGAAGAGTTTCTTCGCTTCTCAATTCAACTTGGTGACCTCGTTGCTTTAGAGCGTTTACGATGCTGTCAAGCAGTTTACGGACTTCCCGTTGAAACACCTTGACGCCGATGTTTTTCCTCCGATGGGTTTCCAGACCGATTTGGACGCCCAAAAGCAAATCTTCAAGGTCGTCACGGAACAAGATTTTCAAAAAGCCCAAGTCTTTCAGCAGCATGGCGAAATACTCCGCTCTTTTCTCATTGCCGGAGGTGATGTCTGCGGCTAACTTGGAAAGGCTGAAGT containing:
- the mboIR gene encoding Type-2 restriction enzyme MboI — encoded protein: MEVLTALPSRRYTTPDDFVNEFLLTLTPCIVRARKEALLPFVAFYRELACRVRMGCDFVRELADSLLASDDPLPLIECAFELLGHTGSNFVSREDDFSLSKLAADITSGNEKRAEYFAMLLKDLGFLKILFRDDLEDLLLGVQIGLETHRRKNIGVKVFQREVRKLLDSIVNALKQRGHQVELRSEETLRYGRELAKRVDFAIHHEGRPRFGIEVNYYTVAGSKPTEIKRSYAEVLRGLQSIGVDLIWVTDGKGYRDMRQSLKDAFVILPNIYNLRQAQAHLLADLEAVL